Proteins from one Syngnathoides biaculeatus isolate LvHL_M chromosome 8, ASM1980259v1, whole genome shotgun sequence genomic window:
- the aamdc gene encoding mth938 domain-containing protein, with protein sequence MKDGFEVFCVVLSFCLEKSDFPFAFYLSNFLFELFFLSPTSCLSCHPTGDTPPESTPVRNRLQSPQRRSHMTTPSPEIASLSWGRMTVKGVSAPYKDCKVWPGGSRAWDWRETGTQHRPGVQVADVQEVADAGVDVLVIGRGMETALRVPTATAEWLTRRGVEVRALQTEDAVAEYNRLARRGANVGGLFHSTC encoded by the exons ATGAAGGATGGATTTGAGGTATTTTGCGTTGTTCTGAGTTTTTGTTTGGAGAAAAGTGACTTCCCGTTTGCGTTTTATCTCTCCAACTTCCTGTTtgagcttttctttctttctccaacTTCCTGTTTGAGCTGCCACCCAACTGGCGACACTCCGCCAGAGTCCACTCCGGTCCGGAATCGTCTGCAG TCGCCACAGCGCAGGAGTCACATGACCACGCCGTCCCCAGAGATCGCCTCGCTGTCTTGGGGCCGCATGACGGTCAAGGGGGTGTCGGCGCCCTACAAAGACTGTAAAGTTTGGCCCGGGGGCAGCCGGGCGTGGGACTGGCGGGAGACGGGCACCCAG CACCGTCCCGGAGTTCAAGTGGCGGACGTGCAGGAGGTTGCGGACGCCGGAGTCGACGTGCTGGTGATCGGGCGAGGCATGGAGACGGCGCTGCGG GTTCCGACCGCCACGGCGGAGTGGCTGACGCGTCGGGGCGTGGAAGTGCGAGCGTTGCAGACGGAGGACGCCGTGGCCGAGTACAACCGGCTGGCCCGGCGCGGCGCCAACGTGGGCGGCCTCTTCCACTCTACGTGCTGA